The proteins below are encoded in one region of Homo sapiens chromosome 2, GRCh38.p14 Primary Assembly:
- the ASDURF gene encoding ASDURF protein isoform 1 (isoform 1 is encoded by transcript variant 1) translates to MPSRGTRPEDSSVLIPTDNSTPHKEDLSSKIKEQKIVVDELSNLKKNRKVYRQQQNSNIFFLADRTEMLSESKNILDELKKEYQEIENLDKTKIKK, encoded by the exons ATGCCCAGCCGAGGGACGCGACCAGAGGACAGCTCTGTGCTGATCCCCACCGACAATTCGACCCCACACAAGGAGGATCTAAGCAGCAAG attaaagaacaaaaaattgtGGTGGATGAACTTTCTAACCTTAAGAAGAATAGG AAAGTATATAGGCAACAACAGAACAGCAATATATTCTTTCTTGCAGACCGAACAGAAATGCTGTCTGAGAGCAAga ATATATTGGATGAACTGAAAAAAGAAtaccaagaaatagaaaacttagaCAAGACCAAAATCAAGAAATAG
- the ASDURF gene encoding ASDURF protein isoform 2 (isoform 2 is encoded by transcript variant 2), producing MPSRGTRPEDSSVLIPTDNSTPHKEDLSSKIKEQKIVVDELSNLKKNRTEQKCCLRARIYWMN from the exons ATGCCCAGCCGAGGGACGCGACCAGAGGACAGCTCTGTGCTGATCCCCACCGACAATTCGACCCCACACAAGGAGGATCTAAGCAGCAAG attaaagaacaaaaaattgtGGTGGATGAACTTTCTAACCTTAAGAAGAATAGG ACCGAACAGAAATGCTGTCTGAGAGCAAga ATATATTGGATGAACTGA
- the ASNSD1 gene encoding asparagine synthetase domain-containing protein 1 — protein MCGICCSVNFSAEHFSQDLKEDLLYNLKQRGPNSSKQLLKSDVNYQCLFSAHVLHLRGVLTTQPVEDERGNVFLWNGEIFSGIKVEAEENDTQILFNYLSSCKNESEILSLFSEVQGPWSFIYYQASSHYLWFGRDFFGRRSLLWHFSNLGKSFCLSSVGTQTSGLANQWQEVPASGLFRIDLKSTVISGCIILQLYPWKYISRENIIEENVNSLSQISADLPAFVSVVANEAKLYLEKPVVPLNMMLPQAALETHCSNISNVPPTREILQVFLTDVHMKEVIQQFIDVLSVAVKKRVLCLPRDENLTANEVLKTCDRKANVAILFSGGIDSMVIATLADRHIPLDEPIDLLNVAFIAEEKTMPTTFNREGNKQKNKCEIPSEEFSKDVAAAAADSPNKHVSVPDRITGRAGLKELQAVSPSRIWNFVEINVSMEELQKLRRTRICHLIRPLDTVLDDSIGCAVWFASRGIGWLVAQEGVKSYQSNAKVVLTGIGADEQLAGYSRHRVRFQSHGLEGLNKEIMMELGRISSRNLGRDDRVIGDHGKEARFPFLDENVVSFLNSLPIWEKANLTLPRGIGEKLLLRLAAVELGLTASALLPKRAMQFGSRIAKMEKINEKASDKCGRLQIMSLENLSIEKETKL, from the exons ATGTGTGGCATTTGTTGTTCTGTAAACTTTTCTGCTGAGCATTTCAGTCAAGATTTAAAAGAGGACTTACTATATAATCTTAAACAGCGGGGACCCAATAGTAGTAAACAATTGTTAAAGTCTGATGTTAACTACCAGTGTTTATTTTCTGCTCACGTCCTACACTTGAGGGGTGTTTTGACTACCCAGCCTGTGGAAGATGAAAGAGGCAATGTGTTTCTATGGAATGGAGAAATTTTTAGTGGAATAAAGGTTGAAGCTGAAGAGAATGACACTcaaattttgtttaattatctTTCCTCCTGTAAGAATGAATCTGAGATTTTGTCACTCTTCTCAGAAGTACAAGGTCCCTGGTCATTTATATATTATCAAGCATCTAGTCATTATTTATGGTTTGGTAGGGATTTTTTTGGTCGCCGTAGCTTGCTTTGGCATTTTAGTAATTTGGGCAAGAGTTTCTGCCTCTCTTCAGTTGGCACCCAAACATCTGGATTGGCAAATCAGTGGCAAGAAGTTCCAGCATCTGGACTTTTCAGAATTGATCTTAAGTCTACTGTCATTTCCGGATGCATTATTTTACAACTGTATCCTTGGAAATATATTTCTAGGGAGaatattattgaagaaaatgttaatagCCTGAGTCAAATTTCAGCAGACTTACCAGCATTTGTATCAGTGGTAGCAAATGAAGCCAAACTGTATCTTGAAAAACCTGTTGTTCCTTTAAATATGATGTTGCCACAAGCTGCATTGGAGACTCATTGCAGTAATATTTCCAATGTGCCACCTACAAGAGAGATACTTCAAGTCTTTCTTACTGATGTACACATGAAGGAAGTAATTCAGCAGTTCATTGATGTCCTGAGTGTAGCAGTCAAGAAACGTGTCTTGTGTTTACCTAGGGATGAAAACCTGACAGCAAATGAAGTTTTGAAAACGTGTGATAGGAAAGCAAATGTTGCAATCCTGTTTTCTGGGGGCATTGATTCCATGGTTATTGCAACCCTTGCTGACCGTCATATTCCTTTAGATGAACCAATTGATCTTCTTAATGTAGCTTTCATAGCTGAAGAAAAGACCATGCCAACTACCTTTAACAGAGAAgggaataaacagaaaaataaatgtgaaatacctTCAGAAGAATTCTCTAAagatgttgctgctgctgctgctgacagTCCTAATAAACATGTCAGTGTACCAGATCGAATCACAGGAAGGGCGGGACTAAAGGAACTACAAGCTGTTAGCCCTTCCCGAATTTGGAATTTTGTTGAAATTAATGTTTCTATGGAAGAACTGCAGAAATTAAGAAGAACTCGAATATGTCACTTAATTCGGCCATTGGATACAGTTTTGGATGATAGCATTGGCTGTGCAGTCTGGTTTGCTTCTAGAGGAATTGGTTGGTTAGTGGCCCAGGAAGGAGTGAAATCCTATCAGAGCAATGCAAAG GTAGTTCTCACTGGAATTGGTGCAGATGAGCAACTTGCAGGTTATTCTCGTCATCGTGTCCGCTTTCAGTCGCATGGGCTGGAAGGATTGAATAAGGAAATAATGATGGAACTGGGTCGAATTTCTTCTAGAAATCTTGGTCGTGATGACAGAGTTATTGGTGATCATGGAAAAGAAGCAAG ATTTCCTTTCCTGGATGAAAATGTTGTCTCCTTTCTAAATTCTCTGCCGATTTGGGAAAAAGCAAACTTGACTTTACCCCGAGGAATTGGTGAAAAATTACTTTTACGCCTTGCAGCTGTGGAACTTGGTCTTACAGCCTCTGCTCTTCTGCCCAAACGGGCCATGCAGTTTGGATCAAGAattgcaaaaatggaaaaaattaatgaaaaggcATCTGATAAATGTGGACGGCTCCAAATCATGTCCTTAGAAAATCTTTCTATTGAAAAGGAGACTAAATTGTAA